A genomic segment from Microcella flavibacter encodes:
- the pepN gene encoding aminopeptidase N, with protein sequence MPGENLTRVEAQERSSLVSTESYQIELDLTTGDEVFRSTSTVTFSATAGASTFIDAITRTVHSVTLNGAELDAAAVADGTRIRLDDLAEQNVLTVIADHEYTNTGEGLHRFVDPVDGEVYLYSQFEVPDSRRVFAVFEQPDLKATFQFTVRAPGHWVVVSNSPSPEPVVDGESTIFTFAPTPRISSYITAVVAGPYQSVHSELTSADGRTIPLGVYARASLFPFMDADYVFEKTRQGFTYFEEKFGVAYPFEKYDQLFVPEFNAGAMENAGAVTFTETYVFRSKVTDAIKERRVVTILHELAHMWFGDLVTMKWWNDLWLNESFAEWASTIATAEATEWTEAWTTFQAMEKSWAYRQDQLPSTHPVVATINDLEDVQVNFDGITYAKGGSVLKQLVAWVGQDAFFAGVSAYFRKHAWGNTELRDLLVELEAASGRELTEWSQKWLETAGVNTLRPEIETDADGVITSFAVLQSAPADYPTIRPHRMAIGFYALQGESLERVHRLELDVDGERTEVPELVGQVKPDLVLLNDDDLAYAKIRLDDDSLAVAIEHLAGISSPLARAIVWGAVWDATRDAEAAPRDYVRLVLGNIATETESTTIRTTLTQLATVARMYVAPEHRDAVIREVADGLWMLAQGAAPGSDAQFQFVKFFAAMASTPEHGRTLAGLRDGSIALEGLEIDTDLSWELLEGLALVGAATETDIDAALAADNTSNGAQAAARARAAIDTVEAKRATFEHLVGDDTVPNAIVRMTTMGYLHVNDPARLEQLVEPYFAALGEVWESRTYKIAEYLILGLYPAPLASESLAAATRAWLDANPGIPALRRMVSENLAGVERALAAQERDRA encoded by the coding sequence GTGCCCGGAGAGAACCTGACCCGCGTCGAAGCGCAGGAGCGCTCGTCGCTCGTGTCGACCGAGAGCTACCAGATCGAGCTCGACCTCACGACGGGGGACGAGGTGTTCCGGTCGACGTCGACCGTGACCTTCTCCGCGACCGCGGGCGCGAGCACCTTCATCGACGCGATCACCCGCACCGTGCACTCGGTCACGCTCAACGGCGCCGAGCTCGACGCGGCCGCGGTGGCCGACGGCACGCGCATCCGGCTCGACGACCTGGCCGAGCAGAACGTGCTCACCGTCATCGCCGACCACGAGTACACGAACACGGGCGAGGGCCTGCACCGCTTCGTCGACCCCGTCGACGGCGAGGTGTACCTGTACTCGCAGTTCGAGGTGCCCGACAGCCGCCGCGTCTTCGCGGTCTTCGAACAGCCCGACCTCAAGGCGACGTTCCAGTTCACGGTGCGCGCCCCCGGCCACTGGGTGGTCGTCTCCAACTCCCCCAGCCCCGAGCCCGTCGTCGACGGCGAGTCGACGATCTTCACCTTCGCGCCGACCCCGCGCATCTCCAGCTACATCACCGCCGTCGTCGCCGGCCCGTACCAGTCGGTGCACTCGGAGCTCACGAGCGCCGACGGCCGCACCATCCCGCTCGGGGTCTACGCCCGCGCATCCCTCTTCCCCTTCATGGACGCCGACTACGTCTTCGAGAAGACCCGCCAGGGCTTCACGTACTTCGAGGAGAAGTTCGGCGTCGCCTACCCCTTCGAGAAGTACGACCAGCTCTTCGTGCCCGAGTTCAACGCCGGCGCCATGGAGAATGCGGGCGCGGTCACGTTCACCGAGACCTACGTGTTCCGCTCGAAGGTGACCGACGCCATCAAGGAGCGCCGCGTCGTCACGATCCTGCACGAGCTCGCCCACATGTGGTTCGGCGACCTCGTGACCATGAAGTGGTGGAACGACCTCTGGCTCAACGAGTCCTTCGCCGAGTGGGCGTCGACCATCGCGACCGCCGAGGCCACCGAGTGGACGGAGGCCTGGACGACGTTCCAGGCGATGGAGAAGAGCTGGGCGTACCGCCAGGACCAGCTGCCCTCGACCCACCCCGTCGTCGCGACCATCAACGACCTCGAGGACGTGCAGGTCAACTTCGACGGCATCACCTACGCCAAGGGCGGCAGCGTGCTCAAGCAGCTCGTCGCCTGGGTCGGGCAGGACGCCTTCTTCGCCGGCGTCTCGGCGTACTTCCGCAAGCACGCCTGGGGCAACACCGAGCTGCGCGACCTGCTCGTCGAGCTGGAGGCCGCGAGCGGCCGCGAGCTCACCGAGTGGAGCCAGAAGTGGCTCGAGACGGCGGGCGTCAACACGCTGCGCCCCGAGATCGAGACCGACGCCGACGGCGTCATCACGTCCTTCGCCGTGCTGCAGAGCGCGCCGGCGGACTACCCGACGATCCGCCCGCACCGCATGGCCATCGGCTTCTACGCGCTGCAGGGCGAGTCGCTGGAGCGCGTGCACCGCCTCGAGCTCGACGTCGACGGCGAGCGCACCGAGGTGCCCGAGCTCGTCGGCCAGGTCAAGCCCGACCTCGTGCTGCTCAACGACGACGACCTCGCCTACGCGAAGATCCGCCTCGACGACGACTCGCTCGCCGTCGCGATCGAGCATCTCGCGGGCATCTCCAGCCCGCTCGCCCGCGCGATCGTCTGGGGCGCCGTCTGGGACGCCACGCGCGACGCCGAGGCCGCCCCGCGCGACTACGTGCGCCTCGTGCTCGGCAACATCGCGACCGAGACCGAGTCGACGACCATCCGCACGACGCTCACGCAGCTGGCGACGGTCGCGCGCATGTACGTGGCCCCGGAGCACCGCGACGCGGTCATCCGCGAGGTCGCCGACGGCCTGTGGATGCTCGCACAGGGCGCCGCTCCCGGCAGCGACGCCCAGTTCCAGTTCGTGAAGTTCTTCGCCGCCATGGCCTCCACGCCCGAGCACGGCCGCACCCTCGCCGGGCTGCGCGACGGCTCGATCGCGCTCGAGGGGCTCGAGATCGACACCGACCTGTCGTGGGAGCTGCTCGAGGGCCTCGCCCTCGTCGGCGCCGCCACGGAGACCGATATCGACGCCGCGCTCGCGGCCGACAACACCTCGAACGGCGCGCAGGCCGCCGCCCGCGCCCGCGCCGCGATCGACACGGTCGAGGCGAAGCGCGCGACCTTCGAGCACCTCGTCGGCGACGACACCGTGCCGAACGCGATCGTGCGCATGACGACGATGGGCTACCTGCACGTCAACGATCCGGCCCGCCTCGAGCAGCTCGTCGAGCCGTACTTCGCCGCCCTCGGCGAGGTGTGGGAGAGCCGCACGTACAAGATCGCGGAGTACCTGATCCTCGGCCTGTACCCGGCCCCGCTCGCCTCCGAGAGCCTGGCCGCGGCGACTCGCGCGTGGCTCGACGCGAACCCGGGCATCCCGGCGCTGCGCCGCATGGTGTCGGAGAACCTCGCCGGTGTCGAGCGCGCTCTGGCCGCGCAGGAGCGCGACCGGGCCTGA